The nucleotide window GCCACGTTGTCTGAAACGACGGTCGCTGGGGTCAGGCAATACAGGTCGAGGCACGGCACGCGACGTACGCCAGGAACCGTCAGCGAGCCCGCGTCACCTGCTCGCGGAGCTTGCCGATGCGAGCGCCGGATTCCTGACGCGCCTTGCGGAGCACGTCCGGTGACGGGTTCCCGCTCTTCAGCGCTTCGAGGATGACGCCCTCCGCCGCGATGAACTCGTCGCCGATGTCCGCCAGCTCGGACGCGATGTCATGGGGGATGGTCGTGATGCCATTCACGTCGCCATGCAGCAGGTCGTCAGGATAGACGGCGATGCCACCGACGTGGATCGGCACGTGAACCTGGAGGATGTGGCAGTACGCGTGCGAGCAGATCGTGCCGCCAGTGAACGCAGGGAATCCGATGTCTCGCACCTGGTCGAGATCGCGTCCTGCGCCGCTGGTGACGATGCCTACGGAACCGAACGCCTGGTACGTCGTGCACATGACTTCGCCGAAGGTCGCCGCGACGGCTGGGTCGTCCAAGTCCTGGAACACGACCACGGGCGGACCCGACAAGTCCCCGAAGCGCTCGACCTGCGTGTCCGTGCCGGAGTAGGCGTCGCCGCTCCTGGGCGGGGCTGAGGATCGGAACGTCGCGGTCGCGGCGAATCCGACCATCGGGGGCATCTCCGGGAAGCACGCTCGGATGCGTCCGTCCATGTAGCCCGTGTTCCGCGGGCGCACATCGAACAGCTCGATGAGATTGCAGATGGTCGGCGTGTCGAAGGTCCGGAGCTTCTGGAGCACTTCGGGTCCGATCGCGCCCATGCGCGGCATCCCTTTCTGGGTCCTGGTTCACACCTGATTCACAAGGTCAGACACATGATGTGGGATTCGGCACGTCCCGGATGATACGACCCCGGTGAGGGCATGTAAAACGCGAGCGATGTCCGCAGTGGGTACGTGTGCTTCGCGGCGCGTCCGGTATGCTATCCTTACCTCAACCACTTCGCGGTGACCCGTGTCTGCCGATGTCGAGGAGACCGAACGCATGAGCGCGATCCCGGCGGAGCTGCCCAAAGCCTACGAGCCTGAAGCCGTCGAGAAGCGCTGGTACGACTTCTGGCTCGCGCAGGGATGCTTCCGAGCGGATGACGTGTCCGACAAACCGTCGTACTGCATCGTCATCCCGCCCCCCAATGTCACGGGCAGCCTCCACATGGGTCACGCCCTCGACAACGCCCTGCAAGACATCCTTATCCGCTGGAAGCGCATGTCGG belongs to Candidatus Poribacteria bacterium and includes:
- a CDS encoding RraA family protein; its protein translation is MGAIGPEVLQKLRTFDTPTICNLIELFDVRPRNTGYMDGRIRACFPEMPPMVGFAATATFRSSAPPRSGDAYSGTDTQVERFGDLSGPPVVVFQDLDDPAVAATFGEVMCTTYQAFGSVGIVTSGAGRDLDQVRDIGFPAFTGGTICSHAYCHILQVHVPIHVGGIAVYPDDLLHGDVNGITTIPHDIASELADIGDEFIAAEGVILEALKSGNPSPDVLRKARQESGARIGKLREQVTRAR